DNA from Triticum aestivum cultivar Chinese Spring chromosome 7D, IWGSC CS RefSeq v2.1, whole genome shotgun sequence:
CGCGGCTTCATCGCTGATATGCACCTTTGCAggcctccaaggtggctcaccaaaagtgaagccatttCCATTGAACGAATCAAACTGGGGCAACACCCCAGGCACGCCattgaactccagatctggcaccccaccacagctaagacgccgaaggaggaaacaaTACCTGTCATCCATCAACCACGAACCTAGCACATGTTTCGTCTTCCAGATGTGGTCGATGCAggccacaatctgcatccgctacTCGACTACCTCCTAAGCTCCGCGCCGACgttggagcaaacgccgtcgcaactgCGGAGCCCGaagacacaggtccaccacgaggatgacGCAGCCGCCGcatcatccttgcttgaacagactgatttTCAAATTcgtccccaaccataggaccgattgCCTCGTTGGGGACATATATGAATCTTCTTTATACAACGTCACCACCGCTGCCGCCGGAACGAAGACTATGTACAGCCGAAAAACCTAAGCTACTTGGGTCTAACCTAAAGCTACACGATCCACACACATACAtccggcgaccccccccccccccccccccacatcacTGACGACCgaggccgggggaggggagccGCCGAAGGAACGAGGCGGAGGGActctcctggcggcggctagggtttcttgATTAATATGAGTTTCCAATGTCTGAGAGAAGAGAAGCACACTACCATTTCCACTCGAAAGCTTCACCTGCTCTTTCAGCGCAACCAATTCCTGGTAGCAAAAAGGAAGTTCATCTTGGCCTCTTGTCTGCCAATCACAACAAGATTTCCAAGTcaaatgaaataaaataaaaacacaAGACACAAAACTACACACAACACGAAGGAGAAACGGTCAGATCAACATGTGGAAAAATTAACCTTGTCCATGTACGGCGTCCTTCGTTCCGCTCCATATGTCGTGGAGCTAGAACAAGTTGTCTGCTGGTGCATCATATACCATATACGCTTTGACATCATCTCTCATCACATCTGCTATTACTTGCTCCGTTAATGGACCCGATCAATCATGGATCACATAATCATCATCGATCATGTCACGCGCTCGAGAAGAACGGGTCCACGGCCGCCGGCCGGTCACCTTGTCACGTCGACTAGTGGGCATACATATATGGCCACAAAGCCACGAGACTAGTGTCCATCACCGCACGTCAACGCCATCTCCATTACCTACCTAACCCTGTCATCGAGCTCGATCAACAAGTTTTGTCAAGAAACATAGGCTCGATCAGCAAGCATCCGTCGCTCCGATCCGATATGTCGCCGTCTCACTGCCGCCGACTGCTGGCGGTGGCTCTGGTCTGCGTACTGCTCCTGTGGCGGCCGGCCGGAGCGGCTGAGTACCCGGTCGGCGACGGCATCAACGGCTGGGACACCGGCACCAACTACGCCTCCTGGGCGCAGAGCCGCTCCTTCGCCCCCGGCGACGTCCTAGGTCAGTATCTCCATCAACCTAGATATATGGGCAATTAGCTAACTAGCCAGGCGCATGGTATGATTCGATCGATAAATTTGGGGGTGGCTGGTCCACGCAGTGTTCGAGTACGTCAAGAGCCAGCACAACGTCTACCAGGTGACGGAGGCCGCTTACCGGACGTGCGACGCCTCCGCGGCCGGCGCCGTGCTCGCCACCTACGACACCGGCTTCGACAAGGTTCCTCTCCCCGAGGCCAAGAGCTACTGGTTCATCTGCGAGATCTCCGGCCACTGCATGGGCGGCATGAAGCTCGCCGTCAACGTCTCCGCCGGGCCTTCGGGGGGCGGGGCACCGGCGCCCGACGCTCCGCCATCTCCATCGGCCGGGGCCGCCTGCCGCAGCAGCTGGGTGGCCTGGGCCGCCGGGTTGGTGGTGCTCGCCGCGGTGCACGTCTTGGTCAATTGAGCTAGCTAGTTTGACCTGTTCAAAGTTGGCTCATGTACGCTAGCTGTTTATTCTTCTGTCCCTGTCCAATTTTTGTATTTAATTTATGATTTTTTGCGAATCAGTCATGATTCACAGATACAACATTCAATTCAATTGCAGCCACTGTTTGCCACAAACATTTGCATGAAATTTTAATGTTGAATAGAATTTATGCGGCAAGTTTTTGTTTTCCACCCTACCTATCTAGCTCTGTTCAACCACCAATTAGTCTTCGTCATTTTAAGTTTTGGCATATGCAAAACCATGTCAAATCCAGCCAGAGTGCAAACTCCAATTACTCTTTTTGCCATAAAAAGTTTTCACACTGTCAATGAGAAGAGAAGTTGTTATACAAACAAAGGTGCAAACCTGTGCGCCGGGATAACATGATAGCCGTTCAGATAGTGCTTCCATTACATGCCAAAAGTTCTTTTGTTGCTTAGATTTTTTTTTTTGCTGCTTAGTTCTAAACAGAACAAACCCATTGCTTACCACAATTTGACAATTGTCTAAGTAAAAGAAAACATGCTTTATAAGTATAATGCACATGTGGCGGCAGCACTATTAATAATATGAGCATAACAGGGAAGAAGCAGGAAAATGGTGGTAAAAATTCGAAAGTGCTATTGCGAGCTCGAGCTCACATGATTTTGAGTGAAcagtaaattccaaaaaaatagtaACAACATTAAAAAAATCTGAATGTTTTTTTGCAAGAAACATTGATGTTTTTTCTACACTCATGCAAATTTTCACGATGGAAACACATTTGTGGAGGTGTGGACAAAAAACAAAGTTGATGCTCCGAAAAGAGTGCCTCTTGAATCATCAATTTTGTGTTTTTGCCCACACTTCCACAAATGTGATTTCAACTTGAAAAGTAGCAAGCATGTATAAAAAAATATCAATGTTTCTTGTCAAAAAAATTAGattttttgttgtttcctttttacTTTTTTTGGATTTAACTGTTCATCTGAGCTCGTGTGAACTTGAGCTTACAAACTCCATGTGTGTAAAAATAATGTATTTTTGGTGGGGAACTtagaaaatgttgatgatgatgatggtgcaaTAAGCCAACGGTGGTTGCTGAAAGTGACATCAGATAATCCTACATGTCCCTCGAGATAAAGAACATTAGCAATGCACTATGAAAAGGTAGTGAGACTAAAGCTTAATTCGGCCACTTGTCCGAGTCAATCATTTCAAAGGCTCGTGGTTTACATAATCAAGCAATATAAAACATATAGTTTCATACTATGCTAATTACACCTAAGTATGGTAGTAGGTCTAAGATTTTCAGGAAGGTGTTAAAATGTGTTCAAAGTTGTAAAATATTATTTCACATAAAACTATAAAGTTCACTATCcgggattttttttaaatagaaTGGTCATGCTCGAGACATGTCAAATGATCTACATTACTTTTTTGACAACATTTGGAGTCATAGGTTTTTTCCAGATAAttattttttggggggggggggggggggggggggggggggttacctaTATAGCCAGTAACCATTAAGTTTCTATTAAAAACTATTGTATCCAATTTGAGCCCGCTCATGCATGCTAATTAGTGCAGCCCACGTCCAAATGAAGGTTTCTCTTACAGATGGCCCAAATAGAGTTGTGCAAGTAAAGTAACCGCATGACCAAGCCCCCTCCCCCCTGGCAAACCCTACTAGGCGCTTAAGGCGCCTGTTACATGCGTTTTTGCAAACGGGCGCTTATACCCTCCGCGCTGGGCCGACCCGTCTAACTTTGTTGTTTTTCTGTCGACCTCCTGCTTCGAGCTAGAATGCACTAAACACATTGCCACCAATCTTCACATGACTACTTCCatcgttttcttcttttcttcttcttttttcctttttttcttttttctttctaattCCTCCTGATTCGATGAACTGTTTTCCAATTCGTGAATTATTTTCTTCAAAATTGATGACCTTTTTTTCTTCAAATTTGTTGAACTTTTTttaattcgatgaacattttttcaaacttgataaactttttcaaaattgatgaatgtTTCTTCAAATTCTACGAACTTTTGGAAAAATTGTGAACTTTTAttgaaattgatgaacttttttaattgatgattttttttcattttcatgaacttttttcaaaattgatgacatTTTGTTCAAAATCGAAGAATTTTTTTTTCAACTTTGTGAACTTCTCTTCAAAAATGACgaaccttttcaaattcatgattttttccaAATAAAGTGATGTAGTAGACGGTGTTGTACAATAAATATTGCGGCCATAGTTGTTCTTATGTAATTGTGTTATTCTCAGTCACTACGGTCGACTAGCTGTTGTGGTTAGCCGAGCTCGTATGAGAACTCAACGGTGTGCATTCAAATCCCGGAGAGAACAAATTCTTGTGCCGTTTTTTAGTGCTACAGGTTTCACTGTGCTGCTCATTCTTGGGCTGGCCCAACTGGACGCTGCAGTGAGCACCAGTTGGCCCCGCAGCGCTAAGCCCCCCAAAATACTAAGGACCAAGGGCGCTGATATGTACCGCCTGTAGCAATACAAGTGCGCAGGCGGCGCTCACGTCCCGGCACGTCTTGTGTCTCTAGTTAGGCTCGATCCGAGGCGTGGGTGTGGTCTAGCACATTAGCATGTGACGAGCCATGCACAGGCGTAACACACGTTTTTTCACGTATTAATTCATTTTCTCTACTTCCAGGaatgctctaaaaataaaataaaattgtgtttatATTTACAATTATAGAAAACGTTGATAAACATGATAATacgttcacaaatttgaaagacaTTCAAGAATTTGAAATCATGTTCACGAATTAGAAAAAAATGGTGGTGGAGACCGACTCTCTCATCAACGTTGGGGCAGCAGATCGGTCTAGAAACATGCACCAAGTTGCTGAAAGCATTGGCTTCCTCAAGGAATGACAAGCTCATGATCGGAAGATCAATCGTACACAGAACTAGGCTGGGCATGCAATAGTAGCAGTTGGGCGAGGACAACAACGTACATCCTGTTGGTCGGCTCATGTGCCAACGAGGAGATTAACGACACTATTCCAGATGATTGTAAAACCGTTATGACCTAATCAAtgcattacccccccccccccccccccccccccgcgtgcaaAATGTTCACGAATACAAAAAACATTGACGGGTTCAGACAAATTGTTGTGAATTTGCAAAATGTCCATAAATGTGAAACATGTTCACGGATAAAAAAAATAGTGAATCCAGAAATTctccacaaattcaaaaaatgttcatgaattgaaaaaaatacaaattcaaacaatgttcatgaattgaaaaaaTACAAATTCAAACAATGTTCATGAATGTAGAACAACGTTTGCAGATTCATAAAGTGCCATGAAATCAAatatgttcataaatttgaaaagttAAAAAATTCAAGAAAATGTTAGCGATTGTTGTTACCGAGTAGTATGGTACTGCTCACTATAGATAATATATAGCATTCGTGACGGACCAAGCGATGGAAGGCACCCATTTTTCAGCCCAACAAGTAGCAGGTCGTCATCTTCATGAAAAATTCATTGTTCCAGCCGCCATGTTCAACACCACTCAAAAAAAAAGCCGCCATGTTCGACGCAGGGGTCACTGAATCTCCCGTGCATATTGGCGCCGAGCTCAGGCACGTGCCCTAGATTCATGCATATGCATGTACTTGGCCGGACTTTGTCGCCATCAGAGTTCACCGGCCTCTTGGAAAGATTGGAGTTTTGACTTGCAAACTGACCAATATTTAAATTGAAGAAAGaaagctaagcaaggacaataatGTGTGTAGTTAATTCGAGCTAGCATACATAGACCTATAGTCGGTCTAACTAGCTACTGTTACATCATGAGAGATGGATGATTATGTGTTTCATAATTAGTGTCGTAGGTTTGGTTCACGTCTTGCATGCAATAATTGTAAGTCAACGAGGCGGGTGTTACTAAATGAGATTCCTTCACTAGtaaaaaagggcctattgtcccggttcgtaagggccatttgtcccggttgttgaaccgggactaaagtatcgttactaatgccctaggcctttagtcccggttcttacacaaaccgggacagatgggcctccacgtggccggtgcggcgagcccagacaggaggccctttggtcccggttggtggcaccaaccgggaccaataagcatccacgcgtcagcatttcaggggctggggttttgtttttttaaaaggggggggggggggttagggggttttggggggttaatttaggtgtctTATATactgtgttagctagctaattaatagaaagaagtgtcctctcttatctacgtgcttggtcgacgctacgtactatacgtatagagaggactagacacgctaactagtaagcaaatgaaggaaacagaagattgtcatgaacatatgcatacagagagaagtgatatcgaccacctctccttctctgagagattggtcgaacaacaagttctcgtatatctatccgacgctactggctacatatatacaatataatctcctaattatatatgaactcagggtccacattgtattctccgtctttatcgatcacgtggtcaagaaagaatgccgccaattcctcttgaattgctcgcatatgatctggtggtaggagttcatcccgcatccgaaatatctaatttgaagaagagggtcaatacatatatatgaataaatggaactcaacacaaatgatggtaataaaataaaattgtgaatattattatttacgcactttATATTGTTTGTCaaagtagccccgctcacaggtcgtgtggcggatggactcgcaaacgtagtatccacagtaatcattcccggctttctgccacaaccactttataagaaatagaggtcaatcaaactaataagcaagcatgctaaatggtattgatgaaactagcgcgcgcttgaatcactaggagatgcgcggaacatgctagtagtacttacttttggatgtttaaattgcagcttcttcggcagtcccggagctcttgaggtgaattttgtccaaaccctgccagaaaaaaaacaattacttgatatcaggaaatgaacaaagttgccgatatggtgcgataatgatcgatttaacttacttctcgagcatttcagtcatgtccgcatactccttgggatcttttcgtcttgagtctaagacggttactagtcccttctCAAGATTAATCTCTagaagaatatagtggaagctgcgcacgcatgcataactcatcaattacattactagctatcagtagtagaaaagggggcttttgtcccggttggtaagggcctttagtcccggtttttgtcgttactaatgcctcccccctttagtcccggttcttacacgaaccgggactaaaggccgtccacgtggacgcagcctggagctccacctttagtcccggttggtccgGTTGgtgtaccaaccgggactaaaggaaattttatgatattttttttgaattttttttttgcgatttttttattttttttattttcaaatttctaaattattttaacctctaatctctaattaccacccctcatcactgctcaatttatcctctaatctctaatcacccctcatcattccaaatcatctaacttcccggacggtcacccatcctctcactactccagcctgagcacgcttaacttccgggttctattctccctcgtttccaagtccgcacttgttgttttcctgacaatagtaagatgtcaattctattaaccctcaagaATTTAGCTTGgccatgaagtgacacatttcactgtttgagtttgaaactactgttttaaaaaacaataattatttagtaacactaatatttctggaataattagtttgaccattgtttgaccactgtttgaccagatttgaccaaaattcaaaaaaactgaaataattatttagtaacactaatattctagaataattagtttgaccattgtttgaccacagtttgaccacaatttgaaattttttgaatttttttgcctctccagatcttaaaagccccgtaactttttttctatcaggtttttgaggattttgaaaatgtttaacggggttcccccgattaaattcggatgtaacttttcgagtagatgatttttcatataaaaaactttttcatccgagttcgtatgcaaaagttatgcccatttaaagaaattccagagagatattgcaaataaagttgaaattcatatttgttaattttcccaacaactagaccacatatcacatgggaaacttattttattttatttttttgacatttccatcattttcttttgttttttctaaaactgaaaaggcggtccacacaggggggggggggtagagtttgatgggccctttagtaccggttcgtgccatgaaccggtactaatgcctcaaagcccattagtaccggttggtgccaccaaccggtactaatgggcatcgcaccctttagtcccggttcgtggcaccaaccgggactaaagggcccaggtgaaccgggactaatgccttagccgcacgaaccgggaccaatgctcacatttgtcccggttcgtgactgaaccgggactaatgtgaatattgccctgtgacgaaagccctgttttgtactagtgtataacctggactaataacggaaaccgaatatgcacaagacagtaacactcacttgaagttgtaaggaaagagtattatatctttgttttcatttattaccaacgatcgtagcaagttggcctcggtctcTCTGGCCTTAAATTCAActgtatatgcatctatgagatttgtgttaatgaagcTAATATCACCGATTTgacttttcttcaattcggcgatcttcaatctgcataatatagtgaggataattataaatacatgtaatgaaagagctgacctatatatagagacttaatgacagaagtagtacttacagacagtagcaagtgaccgttaatttatcgagggaatgttgattgaaaaactggaagaactcatcaaatggaacattcaacagatcaattccaacgaggtcatgctcctttttaactctcagcgtcaaaatattcctctccccagactctctgcaggttttcatgtaccaatcatggaatcttcgcatcatcgttgttagagagctttcatctttgacgagaggcttcccgtactcgtatctgtgttcgtctacctccaagaaatcataatgtacatcgtcgggcaggtaatctccaagattggtataaccgggcaccatcctcagatcattagcgatgatatcgctagacaccttcagcggggggcacgattggttcgcttgttctccgagctgggcaatttgtttcccagctcgtcttcttttaacctttgatcacttcTAGTACTTCCCGATcgctccgcttcgataaatgacttttcaataatgcgctcatagttgcctttcggcggagactttggtggtttcgtcagggcagccagagtgcgcttcgctttcaccggatctaccttctcctctggaggtggatgtttctttgctttcaccccttcaaagaagttcttcactttggctcgcacgatcttcgcattttcctcctggctcctctcgtatggtaacttctctggagtctttagagaaggaccgaatctgtattgcctctcgcctctggctgtactgctagaagccggagcagacggagcggctgcggctgtcttctttcctttcttacgaggcggaggagaaggactacgacgcgccggagcagccggagcggcggcgggtctcttccgcccttgctgacgaggcggagaaggaggaggctggctactcgcgcgcgccggcgcaggcggagaaggaggcagagtgccgccacgcgccggagaaggaggctgagtgccctgatcactcactggaggaggaggcggaggaggaggcgaggcgtccagttcggaaggttgatgagctccttccgccataggcatggagtcttcagagaagaacccagccgagtctccccatcacccgtaaggtggtcaagctcgaggtcctcaaatccgtccgttatttcatccaccatcaccctagcatatccttctggaatcggccgacagtggtAGATTGCGCCAGGTTCAGAAGGTAAAagagagccaacaaccgccttgactttcaatttcatccattgcgtcataaggtggcaatgttgagacaccgtgatagcatccacggggtagctagcaggagtcgtgaagacatgctccggctgaagctgctcggtggaagccacgctgcttctccgctgagatggcggggtagcttcgggggaagcttcggcaggtcgtttgctgcgatttgcttctcgttcctctatcgcttgtacccttgcgtgcagcgcctgcagttgggtatgctccactttcttcctcctctcctggcatttgtaaccgcctgcgtccggaaacccagccttccacggaacggagcctggcgtacctcgtgtccgtccagggtgctcaggatacccgagggccattgtgagctcgtcgttctctctgtctggaacgaacgtcccttgctgcgttgcatcgatatactcctgaagcctcgtgaCGGGTATTCTCAGTTGCTCGTCCGTTCAAACGCACTCTCAGTTGCTCGTCCGttcaaacgcacttccctgatacagggtccaaggttccgccaaccccgaagaaccaagtccggcaacggtctggccagttcaatgtctctggttcgacccctttatcaatcaggtcattctcagccttggcccacaacggccgggcttttaggtagccacctgaccccgtgcgatggtgatgcttcttcttcgcagcattcctcttgtttgtcactgacatcttcttactcttgtccgatgtcttgtgggccacaaatgcgggccagtgatctctgatcttctcataccggccgatgaattttggtgtctcttctttgtcgacaaattttttcagctcattcttccacctcctgaatagttctgtcatcttcttaagagcataagacttgatcaattgctctttaactggcttctccggatcctcctctggcggtagggtgaaattttccttaagcgcggtccaaagatcatctttctgcacatcgacgacataagacacctcagggtcttctttagccggctttaaccattggtggatgctgatcgggatcctgtccctaacaagaaccccgcactgagcagcaaatgcttcctttgtccggatgggttcaatcggcatgccatcgcgcgcgatttctatgatctcaaacctttcatccgagcgcaactttttcttcgggcctcgtctctttaccgaagttgtgctcgatccggagggctagaaaaaataagaaagacgagatttcattaatatgtgtacataccaaaaacaattaatgcatcaattagctatagtcagcacatgcttaactaatatatatacctggccggactccgttcgatcaccggagccgtcatcacggtgtccttcttgcaccggcattgggtcaccggagccatcatgatcaggtccctcctcctccattgttcgatcaccatatcctgcttcttcaccctatccttccagaccatcgccgctgtcgttgagatacgacaagacatcagctCCGGCTACGATTATGTCCTccaacacctgttctgcttcctcgtctcgtccatgctccattgtttctgcaaatattacaacatggcaattattatacaaacatgacaacgggtggatatattagtggcaaacgtagaactagctagctaatcacaat
Protein-coding regions in this window:
- the LOC123169737 gene encoding basic blue protein, which produces MSPSHCRRLLAVALVCVLLLWRPAGAAEYPVGDGINGWDTGTNYASWAQSRSFAPGDVLVFEYVKSQHNVYQVTEAAYRTCDASAAGAVLATYDTGFDKVPLPEAKSYWFICEISGHCMGGMKLAVNVSAGPSGGGAPAPDAPPSPSAGAACRSSWVAWAAGLVVLAAVHVLVN